Proteins found in one Pontibacter sp. SGAir0037 genomic segment:
- the dgt gene encoding dGTP triphosphohydrolase, translated as MPHITAWERLISKKRYEASEKKYETNESVRGEFQRDYDRIVFSSAFRRLQNKTQVMPMPESDFVHSRLTHSLETSVVGRSLGRIVGKSILERYPELSQEKNIQEADFGDIVAAACLAHDIGNPPFGHSGEDAISAYFQSEEARPFLEHLTKPQKADLFSFEGNAAGFRILTHTYPAHCNVAGGLSLTYTTLATFTKYPKESSPVIPNTSNTSEKKYGFFQTEKEWFNTIAIELGLLKKGETGEVFYHRHPLAFLVEAADDICYRIIDFEDGLKLGLIPQERGLHLLRQILNHAPDRKSSLTFFDWKEELGYLRALIIGKLINETTEVFLAHEPEILAGTYDKPLINELSCKPVLDQIKDLSISLIYRNRPVLEIEAAGFEVLGGLLDACMKAVFRPASKHHRKIADLIPSHYLKLPDTASDYERIIHITDFVSSLTDQAALSLYRKIKGIELPRMY; from the coding sequence ATGCCACACATTACAGCCTGGGAAAGACTTATCTCCAAGAAGCGCTATGAAGCCAGTGAAAAAAAGTATGAAACAAACGAGTCGGTAAGAGGAGAATTTCAGCGCGACTACGACCGGATTGTTTTCTCATCTGCTTTCAGAAGGCTTCAGAACAAAACACAGGTTATGCCAATGCCCGAAAGCGATTTTGTTCACTCACGCCTTACCCATAGCTTAGAGACCTCGGTGGTAGGGCGCTCATTAGGGCGTATTGTAGGCAAAAGCATACTGGAGCGTTACCCGGAGCTAAGCCAGGAAAAGAATATACAGGAAGCAGACTTCGGAGATATAGTAGCCGCTGCCTGCCTGGCACATGATATCGGAAACCCGCCCTTCGGGCATTCAGGCGAAGATGCTATTTCTGCTTACTTCCAGAGCGAAGAAGCCCGGCCTTTTCTCGAGCACCTTACCAAACCTCAGAAAGCCGATCTTTTTAGCTTCGAGGGTAACGCTGCGGGTTTCAGAATACTAACTCATACCTACCCGGCACATTGCAATGTAGCAGGAGGCCTCAGCCTGACCTACACCACACTTGCTACCTTTACAAAGTACCCTAAAGAGTCTTCGCCGGTAATCCCGAACACCAGCAACACCAGCGAAAAGAAGTATGGCTTCTTTCAGACCGAAAAAGAGTGGTTTAACACAATAGCCATCGAACTTGGGCTACTGAAAAAAGGAGAAACCGGCGAAGTGTTTTATCACCGCCATCCGCTGGCCTTTCTGGTAGAAGCAGCCGACGACATCTGTTACCGCATCATTGATTTTGAAGATGGCCTTAAGTTGGGACTTATACCTCAGGAACGAGGCCTGCACTTGCTCCGCCAGATCCTGAATCATGCACCTGACCGTAAATCCAGCCTTACCTTCTTCGACTGGAAAGAGGAACTGGGTTATTTAAGGGCTCTTATCATTGGTAAGCTGATTAATGAAACAACCGAAGTATTTCTGGCCCATGAACCTGAAATACTGGCAGGAACTTACGATAAACCCCTGATAAACGAACTTTCCTGCAAGCCTGTGCTGGATCAGATAAAAGACCTCTCGATAAGCCTTATTTACAGGAACAGGCCTGTACTGGAAATTGAAGCCGCCGGGTTTGAGGTATTGGGAGGTTTACTGGATGCCTGCATGAAAGCTGTTTTCAGACCAGCCTCCAAACACCACCGCAAAATTGCAGATCTTATACCCTCTCATTATCTTAAATTGCCCGATACTGCTTCAGATTATGAGCGCATCATTCACATCACCGACTTTGTAAGCAGCCTTACAGATCAGGCGGCGCTCAGCCTTTACCGTAAAATAAAAGGCATTGAACTGCCCAGGATGTATTGA
- a CDS encoding IPT/TIG domain-containing protein → MTNFYNAPALHRQLTTGALFLLLLLLSVRSFSNDIAHMVPVSLEEKTRQAQIIVEGEVISKKSFWDDQHRNIYTSHTIKVYKVFKGTVREEYVELVTEGGTVDLKMHVFSNALKLKEKQQGVFFLTEQQKHKISNHQIAAKAVADQQGFIEYNLRNGAAKDPFNTFDSVNEVYNAITAKTGTTYKVITENVQLRTITSAAQTEQQEALAAPAITSFSPTTASAGTGTVLTINGSGFGAQRGNGSVQFRNADDGGRTFVRPLENDYVSWSNTKIEVRVPSTTEDEGGTAGTGQIRVVAADGTTTTSTTPLTVPYSYINIEYNGRSAQPILVGMNQSSGYTVSFAPSMRRTSVPQEGFRRAMNSWICSTKVNWRLDAGTTLDQATDDGLSIIRFAPASEVGTSTLARTISRYQGCGTTNNIQWSVSEFDMEINSGINWQYGPGAPTGNQYDFETVVLHELGHAHQLGHVILERNAVMHYAVANSVQYRDLSANDIEGANLIISYSLNPTRATAASRCVREDGQSIRPFALRTDGDCSVASEVLAFNAAFNPSGGAFGGTTSVTWTLQTVNNITSFEVQRSENGTDWEGIGTVNATGALNYTFTDDEPLPEISYYRLQIRYSNGDPMYSYRVRVINSSVLGTLAVYPNPYNPNTSTNMLQLRYIVWESTTMNIQLYDYTGRLHKDFIVTFGDAGDPVTVDIDDLAAGMYILKWSAGNRRGETKVVKL, encoded by the coding sequence ATGACCAACTTTTATAATGCACCTGCTCTCCACAGGCAACTAACAACTGGTGCACTATTTCTGCTACTCCTCCTGCTATCGGTTAGATCTTTCAGTAACGATATAGCTCATATGGTTCCTGTGTCCTTAGAAGAGAAAACAAGGCAGGCTCAAATAATTGTTGAAGGGGAAGTAATCTCTAAAAAATCTTTCTGGGACGATCAGCACAGGAATATTTATACCTCCCATACTATAAAGGTATATAAAGTATTTAAAGGCACTGTGCGGGAAGAATATGTGGAGCTGGTAACCGAAGGCGGAACAGTAGATTTGAAAATGCACGTTTTCTCTAACGCACTTAAGTTAAAGGAGAAACAGCAAGGAGTGTTTTTTCTAACAGAGCAACAAAAGCATAAAATCAGCAACCACCAAATTGCAGCAAAGGCTGTTGCTGATCAGCAGGGGTTTATAGAATATAACCTAAGAAATGGAGCTGCCAAAGATCCTTTCAATACATTTGATTCGGTAAACGAAGTATATAACGCCATTACAGCCAAAACAGGCACTACTTACAAAGTAATAACGGAGAATGTTCAGCTACGCACTATTACTTCCGCTGCACAAACAGAACAACAGGAAGCACTTGCAGCGCCTGCAATCACCAGTTTTTCCCCAACAACAGCAAGTGCGGGCACAGGTACTGTGTTAACTATAAATGGTTCCGGCTTTGGAGCCCAGCGCGGAAACGGTAGCGTACAATTCAGAAATGCAGACGATGGAGGGCGTACTTTTGTAAGACCACTGGAAAACGACTATGTATCCTGGTCCAACACAAAAATAGAAGTTCGGGTACCATCCACCACCGAGGACGAAGGAGGCACTGCCGGCACCGGTCAGATAAGGGTAGTTGCCGCTGATGGCACCACGACAACCAGTACTACACCGCTTACTGTTCCATACTCCTACATCAACATTGAATATAACGGGAGAAGTGCACAACCTATACTAGTGGGCATGAACCAAAGCAGTGGCTATACTGTATCTTTTGCTCCCAGCATGAGAAGAACCTCTGTGCCACAAGAAGGCTTTCGAAGAGCAATGAACAGCTGGATATGCAGCACCAAAGTAAACTGGCGGTTGGACGCAGGAACAACGCTTGATCAGGCTACTGACGATGGTTTAAGTATTATCCGCTTTGCACCAGCCTCCGAAGTTGGCACAAGCACCCTTGCCCGTACGATAAGCCGCTACCAGGGATGCGGAACTACCAACAATATCCAGTGGAGCGTGAGCGAGTTCGATATGGAAATTAACTCCGGCATTAACTGGCAGTATGGCCCCGGTGCTCCAACTGGAAACCAGTACGATTTTGAAACAGTGGTGCTGCACGAACTAGGGCACGCGCACCAACTGGGGCATGTCATCCTGGAGCGTAATGCTGTAATGCATTATGCAGTAGCAAACAGTGTCCAGTACAGAGACCTAAGTGCCAACGATATTGAAGGCGCAAATCTTATTATCAGCTACAGCCTCAACCCAACCAGAGCCACTGCAGCCAGCAGATGCGTGCGGGAAGATGGCCAGTCTATCAGGCCTTTTGCTTTGAGAACAGACGGAGACTGCTCTGTTGCCAGTGAGGTTTTAGCTTTTAATGCTGCCTTTAATCCGTCCGGAGGAGCTTTCGGAGGCACTACCTCCGTCACCTGGACGCTTCAGACTGTAAACAACATTACTTCTTTTGAGGTGCAACGAAGTGAAAATGGTACAGATTGGGAAGGTATAGGCACTGTAAACGCAACAGGCGCACTGAATTATACCTTTACTGACGATGAACCTTTACCTGAAATAAGCTATTATCGCCTCCAGATCCGGTATAGCAACGGCGATCCGATGTATTCCTACAGAGTCAGGGTAATCAATTCATCTGTTTTAGGCACTTTAGCTGTTTATCCAAATCCTTATAATCCTAACACCAGCACCAATATGCTGCAGCTACGGTATATTGTGTGGGAAAGCACTACCATGAATATCCAGTTGTATGACTATACAGGCAGGTTACATAAAGACTTTATTGTTACTTTCGGAGATGCAGGCGACCCTGTAACAGTTGATATCGATGACCTGGCGGCAGGCATGTATATCCTTAAATGGAGTGCCGGTAACCGTAGAGGAGAAACGAAAGTAGTTAAACTTTAA